The following are from one region of the Populus trichocarpa isolate Nisqually-1 chromosome 8, P.trichocarpa_v4.1, whole genome shotgun sequence genome:
- the LOC127905678 gene encoding uncharacterized protein LOC127905678 produces the protein MYQRLLSIRQVAPVPLAPLQPPYPSWYKPDLTCVYHAGVAGHNIHTCNAFKRKLLQLIKVGWITFEEAPNVNMNPLPNHASGSGSVNMLEIEHSKILKVPMDKIYQMMVDARYKEGSEKCCEHHNIEGHVISQCEGFHQKVIQMMSRGLLRIEKATGEEVSMMEAPNKEVCRVQFVTGKPPKLVLSKPVVAHKGNYNALPHDYGCSFKSTQHLPVFQVEIRGLTRSGRCFTPEELEKQRKAKGKEGVDVTEEINKPVTEEETNEFLKLMKHSEYSVVEQLKKTPARISLLSLILSSEPYRKALQKVLNEAYVPHDINQEAMEHLVGRIQASNYVYFTEDELGPDGTGHNKPLYITVRCKDILIGKVLINNGSALNVLPRHMLKEMPIDESHMKPSTLMARAYDGSPRQIIGTLEVELYVGPQMFLITLQVMDIHPSYNILLGRPWIHAAGAVASSLHQCLKYIMNGILITVKAEETVSMIKNIAIPFIEVEDCRDGDIHAFEIVNMEWVPEEWGSFPISKTGPIKLKSVDQRFGLGYKPKKDDYKRVAQIRKEARMTRIEGREPEEEEFVVPSLQVSFPRATEVIRSGIVDLHISTLESQEGKHIEEADLEVKDEVLPQLSIHTIDEPLARFFMRRLAEGEVYQNWKMEIAPIVFKKNPESSIDSQNHCTKNNWPNFDNMVAMGDEEWEEEDIKEFTRLVENSEKSWEPASEKLEVINLGNEQEKKELKIGTLVTTEERNKLVSLLREYADVFTWTYADMPGLDTDIVVHKIPLIEGSKPVKQKTRRMRPDMLLKVKAEIQKQWDARFLDVVQYPQWVANVVVVPKKDGKIWVCVDYRDLNKASPKDDVPLPHIDILVDNAARNATYSFMDGFSGYNQIRMAEEDKEKTTFVTPWGTFCYKVYVDDILAKSKKEEDHVQVLRRLFERLQKFQLKLNPAKCLFGVKTGKLLGFIVSDQGIEVDPDKAKAIQEMPAPKTEKEVLAKSTAARPPTLGRPLILYLTVTETTMGCVLGQHDESGRKEQAIYYLNKKFNDCESRYTTIERLCCALVWSAKRLRQYMLYYTTWLISKLDPLKYICEKPYLSSRIARWQVLLTEYDIVFMTRKAVKGSVIADHLADHAMKNYEPLNFDLPDEDVIVIENRGGESDMWTLYFDGVVNVSGNGAGAVVISPENKQYPVSARLLFECTNNTAEYEACIIGLEVALELKAKKLEVFGDSLLIICQVKGEWQTKDEKLKLYQNYLLRLANEFEEIKFTHISRDKNQFADALTTLASMTQVDIRSKIQPIDIEVRSFQAHCCLIEESPDGKPWSGYFWLIMERDCIDYVRKCHKCQIYGDRINAPPTPLFNMISPCPFDMWGLDVIWPINPKASNGHRFILVAIDYFTKWVEANSYAHVTQKVVKRFIEKDLVCRYGLPARLVTDNAQNFNGKLIDKLCTKWKIKHLNSSPYRPKMNGVVEAANKNLKKIIQKMVVTYKDWHEMLSYALHAYRTIIRTFTKATPYSLVYGMEAVMPLEVEIPSLRILKDAELDESEWARLRFEQLNLIDERRLAAVCHHQLYQSRIAKAYNKKVKPRVFKEGDLVLKKISLASGEDQTKWAPNYEGPYVVKKALSGGALILTNMDGNDLPRPVNLDVVKKSVSHHHLFLSGLLSPHHLDSVLSSPIFLLFECALEPSNIPAGAPYNPTSF, from the exons ATGTACCAAAGGCTACTAAGTATCAGACAAGTAGCCCCCGTACCTTTGGCACCCCTACAACCGCCTTACCCTAGCTGGTATAAGCCAGATCTTACCTGCGTATACCATGCCGGTGTAGCTGGGCATAACATCCATACTTGCAACGCCTTCAAGAGAAAGCTTCTGCAATTGATCAAGGTAGGATGGATAACATTTGAAGAAGCCCCTAATGTGAATATGAACCCTTTACCCAATCATGCTTCAGGTAGTGGGTCTGTAAACATGTTAGAAATAGAACACTCAAAAATCTTGAAGGTGCCAATGGATAAGATCTACCAAATGATGGTAGATGCAAGGTACAAAGAAGGTAGCGAGAAGTGCTGTGAACATCATAATATAGAAGGCCATGTGATTAGCCAATGTGAGGGCTTTCACCAAAAAGTGATACAGATGATGAGTCGTGGATTGCTACGAATCGAGAAAGCAACAGGTGAGGAGGTGTCCATGATGGAAGCACCAAATAAAGAGGTATGTCGAGTACAATTTGTTACGGGAAAACCACCCAAACTAGTCTTATCCAAACCAGTAGTGGCACATAAAGGGAATTACAATGCCTTACCTCATGACTATGGGTGTTCCTTTAAAAGCACTCAGCATCTGCCTGTTTTTCAAGTAGAAATTAGAGGATTAACCCGTAGCGGTAGATGTTTCACTCCAGAAGaattggaaaaacaaagaaaagctaagggtaaagaggGGGTTGACGTGACCGAGGAAATAAACAAACCTGTTACGGAAGAGGAAACTAATGAATTCTTGAAGTTGATGAAACACAGTGAATATAGTGTTGTTGAACAGCTTAAGAAAACTCCAGCAAGAATATCATTGTTGTCTTTAATTCTAAGCTCTGAGCCATATAGGAAGGCCCTACAgaaggtattgaatgaggcatacgttcctcatgacatcaatcaagaAGCTATGGAACATTTGGTGGGAAGAATCCAAGCCTCGAATTATGTATACTTCACTGAAGATGAATTGGGTCCTGATGGTACCGGGCATAACAAGCCACTATACATTACAGTGCGGTGTAAGGATATTCTAATCGGAAAGGTACTCATCAATAACGGTTCTGCACTGAACGTCCTACCAAGGCATATGTTGAAAGAAATGCCTATCGATGAGTCACATATGAAACCTAGCACATTGATGGCGAGAGCATATGATGGTTCGCCAAGACAGATAATTGGGACCTTAGAAGTGGAGCTATATGTAGGGCCGCAGATGTTCCTGATAACATTACAAGTAATGGACATTCACCCATCTTACAACATATTATTAGGGAGGCCGTGGATTCATGCAGCTGGAGCAGTGGCTTCTTCACTACACCagtgtttaaaatatattatgaatggAATATTGATAACTGTCAAAGCTGAAGAGACAGTttccatgataaaaaatatagccATACCCTTCATTGAAGTGGAAGATTGTAGAGATGGGGATATTCATGCATTTGAAATTGTGAATATGGAATGGGTTCCTGAAG AATGGGGCTCCTTTCCAATATCTAAAACTGGCCCAATCAAGCTAAAGAGTGTAGATCAAAGATTTGGGCTTGGATATAAGCCCAAGAAAGATGACTACAAACGAGTTGCCCAGATTAGAAAGGAGGCAAGAATGACAAGGATTGAAGGAAGAGAGCCAGAAGAAGAGGAATTTGTCGTCCCATCGCTCCAAGTATCTTTCCCAAGGGCTACAGAAGTGATTAGATCCGGCATAGTAGATCTCCACATCAGTACCCTAGAGAGCCAAGAAGGAAAACATATAGAGGAAGCGGATCTAGAAGTGAAGGATGAAGTTCTACCACAGCTTTCCATTCACACCATTGACGAACCCCTTGCAAGATTTTTTATGCGAAGATTGGCTGAAGGAGAGGTGTACCAGAATTGGAAGATGGAGATTGCTCCTATTgtgtttaaaaa gaatcctgaaagTTCCATCGATTCACAAAACCACTGCACTAAGAATAATTGGCCAAACTTTGATAATATGGTTGCAATGGGCGATGAAGAATGGGAGGAAGaagatataaaagaatttaCTAGGTTGGTAGAAAACTCCGAGAAGTCCTGGGAACCTGCTAGTGAGAAACTAGAAGTCATCAACTTGGGAAATGAGCAAGAAAAGAAGGAactaaagattggcacccttgTTACAactgaagaaagaaataaactaGTCTCTCTTTTACGTGAATATGCAGATGTTTTTACCTGGACTTATGCAGATATGCCCGGTCTAGATACTGACATAGTAGTACATAAAATTCCCTTAATAGAAGGAAGCAAACCAGTTAAGCAGAAAACCAGGCGAATGCGCCCAGACATGTTGCTCAAGGTAAAGGCTGAGATTCAAAAACAGTGGGATGCAAGGTTTCTAGATGTGGTCCAATATCCTCAATGGGTAGCTAATGTGGTTGTAGTCCCAAAAAAGGATGGCAAGATCTGGGTGTGTGTGGACTATAGAGATTTGAATAAAGCGAGCCCAAAAGATGATGTTCCTTTACCTCACATAGACATTTTAGTTGATAATGCTGCAAGAAATGCTACGTATTCTTTCATGGATGGATTCTCTGGCTATAACCAGATAAGAATGGCGgaagaagacaaagagaagACCACCTTTGTCACACCGTGGGGGACATTCTGCTATAAA GTTTATGTGGATGACATACTTGCGAAatcaaagaaggaagaagatcATGTGCAAGTATTAAGGAGACTATTTGAAAGGCTGCAAAAATTCCAATTAAAGTTGAACCCTGCAAAATGCTTATTCGGGGTAAAAACAGGAAAATTGCTGGGCTTCATAGTAAGTGATCAAGGAATAGAAGTTGATCCTGATAAAGCCAAAGCTATTCAGGAGATGCCTGCACCTAAGACAGAAAAGGAA gTACTTGCAAAATCCACCGCTGCTAGACCTCCAACACTAGGGAGACCTTTGATCTTGTATTTGACAGTAACAGAAACAACTATGGGTTGTGTACTGGGACAACATGATGAGTCAGGAAGGAAAGAGCAAGCTATTTActacttgaataaaaaattcaatgactGTGAGTCAAGATACACAACAATTGAAAGGTTGTGTTGTGCCTTGGTTTGGAGTGCGAAAAGACTCAGGCAGTATATGTTGTACTACACAACctggttgatttcaaaattagatCCGCTCAAGTATATATGTGAAAAACCTTACCTGTCAAGTAGAATAGCAAGGTGGCAAGTGTTGTTGACAGAATATGACATTGTCTTTATGACAAGAAAAGCTGTAAAAGGAAGCGTAATCGCCGATCATCTTGCAGATCATGCTATGAAAAACTATGAGCCTCTAAACTTTGACCTCCCAGATGAAGATGTGATAGTAATCGAGAATAGAGGCGGGGAAAGCGATATGTGGACCCTTTACTTTGATGGTGTAGTAAATGTATCAGGAAATGGGGCAGGTGCGGTAGTAATTTCCCCAGAAAATAAGCAGTATCCTGTTTCAGCAAGGTTACTGTTTGAATGTACCAATAATACGGCCGAGTATGAAGCCTGCATTATTGGCTTGGAAGTGGCTTTAGAACTTAAAGCCAAGAAGCTTGAGGTCTTCGGGGATTCCTTACTAATCATCTGCCAAGTCAAAGGTGAGTGGCAAACCAAGGATGAGAAATTGAAGCTGTATCAAAATTATCTCTTGAGGTTAGCCAATGAATTTGAGGAGATCAAATTCACCCATATAAGTAGAGATAAGAATCAGTTTGCTGATGCCCTGACAACCTTAGCTTCAATGACACAAGTCGATATCAGAAGCAAGATCCAGCCAATAGATATCGAAGTCAGAAGCTTCCAAGCCCATTGTTGCTTAATTGAAGAATCTCCAGATGGGAAACCATG GTCAGGATATTTCTGGTTGATCATGGAGAGAGATTGTATAGACTATGTGAGAAAATGCCATAAGTGTCAGATATATGGTGATAGAATAAATGCGCCTCCAACACCTCTGTTCAATATGATCTCACCTTGTCCTTTTGATATGTGGGGTTTGGATGTTATATGGCCAATCAACCCTAAAGCGAGCAATGGACATAGATTTATTCTGGTGGCCATCGACTATTTCACCAAATGGGTAGAAGCCAATTCTTACGCCCATGTAACACAGAAAGTAGTCAAGAGATTCATTGAAAAGGATTTGGTCTGTCGTTATGGTTTGCCAGCAAGATTGGTAACTGATAACGCTCAGAATTTTAATGGGAAGCTGATTGACAAACTATGCACCAAGTGGAAGATTAAACACCTTAATTCTTCCCCTTAtagaccaaagatgaatggGGTAGTGGAAGCAGCCAATAAGAATCTCAAGAAGATCATCCAAAAAATGGTGGTCACTTACaaggattggcatgagatgctCTCATACGCACTTCATGCGTACCGCACCATAATTAGAACTTTTACAAAGGCAACCCCATATTCTTTAGTGTATGGAATGGAGGCAGTTATGCCCTTAGAAGTAGAAATCCCATCACTGCGGATCTTGAAGGATGCAGAACTGGACGAATCAGAATGGGCGAGGTTAAGATTTGAGCAGCTAAACTTGATTGATGAAAGAAGACTAGCAGCTGTTTGTCATCACCAGTTATACCAAAGCAGGATAGCAAAGGCTTACAACAAGAAGGTCAAACCAAGGGTGTTTAAGGAGGGGGATTTGGTGTTAAAGAAGATCTCACTAGCATCAGGAGAAGATCAAACTAAGTGGGCACCAAACTACGAAGGGCCATATGTGGTGAAAAAGGCTTTATCTGGAGGGGCCTTAATTCTGACTAATATGGATGGAAATGATCTACCTAGACCTGTAAACTTAGATGTTGTAAAGAA ATCAGTGTCTCACCATCACCTCTTTTTGAGCGGGCTGTTGAGTCCTCATCATTTAGatagtgtgctttctagccctatcttcCTTCTCTTTGAGTGCGCCCTTGAGCCATCAAACATCCCAGCTGGTGCACCTTACAACCCTACCTCTttttga